GAGCACGGGCTGGGCCTGCCCCAGCTCGCCGAGGCGCTGCTGGACAAGCTCCCGCCCAAGCAGGAGGGGGAGAGCGCCGAGGAGCTGCCGGACGATGGCACCATCCGCATCGCCATCATCGGCCGGCCCAACGTGGGCAAGAGCACCCTGGTGAACTCCCTGCTCAAGCAGAAGCGGGTGGTGGCCAGCGACGTGCCGGGCACCACGCGGGACCCCATCGACTCGACGCTCACCTATAAGGACAAGAAGGTCATCCTCACGGACACGGCGGGCATCCGGCGCAAGCGCTCCATCGCGCACCGCGTGGAGAAGTACTCCGTGGTGGCGGCCCTGAAGGTGCTGGATCGCAGCGACGTGGCGGTGCTCCTGATGGACGCCACCGAGCCGGCGGTGGACCAGGACGCCAAGCTGGCGGCGCTGGCCGAGGACAAGGGCCGCGCGCTCGTCATCGTGGTGAACAAGTGGGATTTGATCGGCTCGGACCAGCGCCGGCAGGAGGCCTACCGCGAGGCGCTCAAGCACTCCCTGAAGTTCGTGGGGTATGCGCCCATCGTCTTCACCTCGGCGCTGACGGGCTCCAAGGTGGAGAAGGTGGTGGAGATCGCCATCGAGCTGGCCGAGCAGTTCCGCTACCGGGCGCCCACCCCCCAGCTCAACCGGCTGCTGGAGCACACGGTGAGCGAGCACCCGGCCCCCATCTTCGCGGGCAAGCCCCTGCGCCTGTACTACATCGCCCAGGTGGGCACGGCGCCTCCCACCTTCGCCCTGACGTGCAATCACCCGGAGGGCGTACCGGAGATGTACAAGCGGTACATCACCAACC
The sequence above is drawn from the Hyalangium gracile genome and encodes:
- the der gene encoding ribosome biogenesis GTPase Der, with product MKPLVAIVGRPNVGKSTLFNRLIHRRAALVEDVPGVTRDRHYADTEWGDRAFTVIDTGGFVPGDKDLLLQEVREQAQLAVEESDVIILVTDGRAGLTAADEAVARLLRKSGKPVLVAANKLDSPTGSIQALSAEFFRLGLGDVFSVSAEHGLGLPQLAEALLDKLPPKQEGESAEELPDDGTIRIAIIGRPNVGKSTLVNSLLKQKRVVASDVPGTTRDPIDSTLTYKDKKVILTDTAGIRRKRSIAHRVEKYSVVAALKVLDRSDVAVLLMDATEPAVDQDAKLAALAEDKGRALVIVVNKWDLIGSDQRRQEAYREALKHSLKFVGYAPIVFTSALTGSKVEKVVEIAIELAEQFRYRAPTPQLNRLLEHTVSEHPAPIFAGKPLRLYYIAQVGTAPPTFALTCNHPEGVPEMYKRYITNQLRKTFDLRVPLRLLFKERPGKAKREARKRPNAKPGKQHKR